From Pelagicoccus albus, the proteins below share one genomic window:
- a CDS encoding LysR family transcriptional regulator, producing the protein MELQQLRYFTSVARHRNFTRAAEECRVSQPALSIQIKKLEGELGGPLFHRQGRTIVLTNVGKRLESKAESLLLMHQSTIEELKDTVASGGEAHFGATLTIAPYLIPFIVSHAEKEDIPPFQMQENFTEGLLASIVDGSLDFALMSTPVDVPKLLVKIVGREPFVLVMPSDHRLAKLKKILPKDLRDEPFLPLSQIHCAGRQISEFYEKTKARPKARFESAQIDTILKLVMQGQGVSLLPKMALLGDLDASLCYREISGVDLGREISMVHHPDRYLSDSVRKLMALIEDGLNSFVG; encoded by the coding sequence ATGGAACTGCAGCAACTTCGCTATTTCACCTCCGTAGCCCGGCATCGCAATTTCACGCGAGCGGCTGAGGAGTGCCGTGTTTCCCAGCCTGCCCTGAGCATCCAGATCAAAAAATTGGAAGGGGAGCTGGGCGGTCCCTTGTTTCATAGGCAGGGGAGAACGATCGTTTTGACCAACGTCGGCAAACGACTGGAATCCAAAGCGGAGTCTTTGCTTCTAATGCACCAGAGTACCATCGAGGAACTCAAAGACACGGTTGCCTCTGGGGGAGAGGCCCATTTTGGGGCGACCCTCACCATCGCTCCTTACTTGATCCCTTTCATCGTCAGCCACGCGGAAAAGGAGGATATCCCTCCGTTTCAGATGCAGGAGAATTTTACCGAAGGGCTGTTGGCGAGCATCGTCGATGGTAGCCTCGATTTCGCTTTGATGTCCACGCCGGTCGATGTGCCGAAGTTGCTGGTTAAAATAGTCGGCCGGGAGCCTTTCGTCTTGGTCATGCCTTCCGACCATCGCTTGGCAAAGCTGAAGAAGATTTTGCCAAAGGATTTGCGAGATGAGCCCTTTTTGCCGCTCAGCCAGATTCATTGCGCAGGGCGGCAGATCAGCGAGTTCTACGAAAAGACCAAGGCCCGTCCCAAGGCTCGTTTCGAGAGCGCTCAGATCGACACTATCTTGAAGCTTGTCATGCAGGGGCAGGGAGTCTCCCTGCTGCCTAAGATGGCATTGCTGGGCGACTTGGATGCTTCTTTGTGCTATCGCGAGATTTCGGGAGTAGACCTAGGGCGTGAGATTTCGATGGTGCACCATCCTGACCGCTATCTCAGCGATTCGGTACGGAAATTGATGGCGCTCATCGAGGACGGCCTGAACAGCTTCGTTGGCTGA
- a CDS encoding RluA family pseudouridine synthase, giving the protein MDGARLDKTVKNHFQLPWGKARSWIDTGKVFIDGNCVTDQGQPVRAGQRIELRMSAPKKRPAPRMSPKSIIYFDEELVVVNKAAGVMSVPHPESEEVDTLDRLTLEYLRYVDPKARSNRSSLGVVHRIDKDTSGLLVFARSYPAQKALSEQFRAHSIERRYLALVHGYPKSQTIQTRIARDAGEGIRGSVPEGTTNAMGEEFGREAITHVEVLEKLEGASLVACRIETGRTHQIRIHLSELGHPIIGDKVYSRGFEGELIPAGRTMLHAEQLGFLHPRTGESLKWTEQPSKDFQRIYKGLKLRKLACSGKA; this is encoded by the coding sequence CTGGATGGGGCTCGTCTGGACAAAACGGTGAAGAACCACTTTCAATTGCCATGGGGTAAGGCCCGGTCGTGGATCGACACTGGGAAGGTCTTCATCGACGGAAATTGCGTCACGGATCAAGGGCAACCGGTCCGAGCGGGCCAACGTATCGAACTAAGGATGAGTGCCCCGAAAAAACGTCCGGCGCCTCGGATGTCCCCGAAATCGATCATCTATTTCGATGAAGAGCTTGTTGTTGTAAACAAGGCGGCTGGAGTCATGTCCGTACCGCATCCCGAGAGCGAGGAAGTCGATACCTTGGATCGGTTGACCTTGGAGTACTTGCGATACGTGGATCCGAAGGCCCGCAGCAACCGTTCGAGTCTAGGGGTCGTTCATCGGATTGATAAGGATACGAGTGGGTTGCTGGTTTTTGCCCGCAGTTACCCGGCACAGAAGGCACTTTCGGAGCAATTCCGTGCTCACAGCATCGAACGACGCTATTTGGCTCTAGTGCATGGATACCCAAAATCGCAGACTATTCAGACTCGCATCGCGCGGGACGCCGGCGAAGGCATTCGTGGATCTGTGCCAGAGGGGACTACCAATGCCATGGGAGAAGAGTTTGGGCGTGAAGCGATCACTCACGTCGAAGTCCTTGAGAAGCTGGAGGGCGCTAGCTTGGTGGCCTGTCGTATCGAAACGGGACGCACACATCAGATTCGCATCCACCTCAGTGAACTTGGCCATCCAATCATTGGCGATAAGGTTTACAGCCGTGGGTTCGAAGGTGAGCTCATCCCCGCCGGCCGAACAATGCTGCATGCGGAGCAGCTAGGTTTCCTTCACCCAAGGACGGGCGAGTCCTTGAAGTGGACTGAACAGCCTTCCAAGGATTTCCAGCGAATCTACAAAGGCCTGAAGCTAAGAAAGTTAGCCTGTTCGGGCAAAGCCTAG
- a CDS encoding ArsR/SmtB family transcription factor, whose protein sequence is MQIVENAMPDPKQLASLLEAVDTLKAMANPKRLAILCRLGEGEVCVTDLCKEVELSQSALSQHLAKLREQKLVSTRRDQQTIYYHLDSPEIATLISTLRTLYCED, encoded by the coding sequence ATGCAGATTGTGGAAAACGCCATGCCAGACCCCAAACAGTTAGCCTCCCTATTAGAGGCAGTAGATACACTAAAAGCGATGGCCAACCCTAAGCGACTCGCAATCTTGTGCAGACTCGGCGAAGGGGAAGTCTGCGTGACCGATCTTTGCAAGGAAGTAGAGCTCAGCCAGTCCGCCCTTTCGCAGCATCTCGCCAAGCTTCGCGAGCAAAAGCTAGTTTCCACTCGGAGAGACCAGCAGACGATCTACTACCATCTAGACTCTCCCGAGATAGCGACCCTCATATCGACTTTGAGGACCCTCTACTGCGAGGATTAG
- a CDS encoding YgaP family membrane protein, with the protein MNIDRIVLAFAGLMVLTGVSLGIWVNQYWFILPAFVGLNMAQAAFTGFCPLAIILKKLGKKPGPAFK; encoded by the coding sequence ATGAACATTGATCGTATCGTACTGGCATTTGCGGGGCTTATGGTCCTCACCGGCGTTTCACTTGGAATTTGGGTCAACCAATATTGGTTCATCCTTCCTGCTTTTGTGGGTTTGAACATGGCGCAGGCTGCCTTCACAGGTTTCTGCCCGCTGGCCATCATCCTCAAAAAACTCGGCAAAAAGCCCGGGCCCGCCTTTAAATAA
- a CDS encoding efflux RND transporter permease subunit, whose protein sequence is MKHLVLDFAIKRPKSVFAVSIGLAAIMLALVVWPSVYPERSFGLNAVQVDTDPENMLPADEPARVTHNRLKEEFGLKDMLVVGVTADQEENGVFNPRTLKDVDTLVSAGENMYWEKGDGHIGVIRADIIAPSTVDTIEQAGLGSVSFRWMMPEPPTTDADALAIAKAAANLPMYDGSMVSEDQKALALYFPLTEKGASYKVATELKKVIAEFDGEDSYYIAGLPVAQDQFGKEMFVQMAISAPAAMALIFVLMWLFFRNLKLIVSPMIVAMLAVIISMGLLVATGNTIHIMSSMIPIFIMPIAVLDAVHILSDFFDKYPIHHDRKRTIREVMAELWSPMLFTSITTSVGFASLALTPIPPVQTFGIFVAVGTFLAWFFTVLLMPAYIMLLPSGSLEGFGSSEAKADNEEGWMSSMLRASGRIAFGRAKLILLAAVGLIVFSAFGISKIVINDNPVKWFEAKHEIRVADEVMNERLAGTYMAYLAFEAPALDAKSFGAPIEAAATDLPAESRQELADKLSAIDYGSFDEKAFLALQDWVVDSQDNAESDALWDAWDKVVISMEDAWAAGAYFKNPAALRELETMEAFILKQDHVGKVVGLPEVAKTLHRELFEGDPERYRIQDTASGVAQSLMTYESSHRPQDLWHFVTPDYRKVVLWIQLSSGDNRDMSHLVTNVDKYLSESEFGSEVKAEWFGLTYINVIWQEQMVAGMMNAFLGSFVTVLILMILLFRSFWWGVLSMVPLALTIAVMYGIIGWIGKAYDMPVAVLSSLSLGLAVDYAIHFIARSRESFHKHGNWSDAMAEAFGDPARAITRNIIVIGLGFSPLLLAPLVPYQTVGILISSILILAGLTTLILLPALISVIPWIGKSKNVVKN, encoded by the coding sequence ATGAAGCACCTGGTTCTTGATTTTGCAATAAAGCGTCCGAAGAGCGTCTTCGCTGTATCGATCGGTCTAGCCGCCATCATGTTGGCTTTGGTTGTCTGGCCTTCGGTATATCCTGAACGCAGTTTTGGGTTAAACGCGGTCCAAGTGGACACGGATCCGGAAAACATGCTGCCAGCCGATGAGCCGGCACGTGTGACGCACAACCGCTTGAAGGAGGAGTTTGGTCTCAAGGACATGCTCGTAGTGGGAGTGACCGCCGACCAGGAAGAGAATGGTGTCTTCAATCCGAGAACCCTCAAAGACGTAGACACGCTAGTCTCTGCGGGGGAGAACATGTATTGGGAAAAGGGGGACGGCCATATTGGCGTTATACGGGCTGATATTATTGCTCCCTCGACCGTGGATACCATTGAGCAAGCTGGGCTTGGGTCGGTCAGTTTTCGTTGGATGATGCCCGAGCCTCCTACGACGGATGCGGATGCGTTAGCCATCGCGAAGGCTGCCGCGAATCTTCCCATGTACGATGGTTCTATGGTTTCAGAGGATCAAAAGGCTTTGGCTCTTTATTTTCCCCTCACTGAAAAGGGAGCATCCTACAAGGTCGCTACCGAGCTAAAGAAGGTCATCGCTGAGTTTGATGGAGAGGACAGCTACTATATCGCAGGTTTGCCTGTTGCTCAGGATCAATTTGGCAAGGAGATGTTTGTGCAGATGGCGATATCTGCCCCTGCTGCCATGGCCTTGATTTTCGTTTTGATGTGGCTGTTTTTCAGAAACTTGAAGCTGATCGTTTCGCCCATGATCGTGGCCATGCTGGCGGTCATCATTTCCATGGGCCTCTTGGTCGCGACAGGCAACACGATCCACATCATGAGCTCCATGATTCCGATCTTCATTATGCCGATCGCAGTTTTGGATGCGGTTCACATTTTATCGGATTTCTTTGACAAGTATCCAATCCACCATGACCGGAAACGGACCATTCGCGAGGTAATGGCTGAATTGTGGAGCCCAATGCTCTTCACCTCCATCACCACTAGCGTTGGTTTTGCTTCGCTGGCTCTTACTCCCATTCCGCCGGTTCAGACTTTTGGTATTTTCGTAGCGGTAGGCACTTTCCTCGCTTGGTTTTTTACAGTGCTTTTGATGCCTGCCTACATCATGCTCTTGCCGTCCGGATCTCTGGAAGGATTTGGCTCGAGCGAAGCCAAGGCGGATAACGAAGAAGGTTGGATGTCGTCTATGCTTAGAGCTAGCGGCCGCATCGCGTTTGGCCGGGCAAAGCTTATACTGTTGGCCGCCGTTGGTTTGATCGTCTTTTCAGCATTCGGTATCTCGAAAATCGTAATCAATGATAACCCGGTCAAATGGTTTGAAGCGAAGCACGAGATCCGAGTCGCGGACGAAGTCATGAACGAACGTTTGGCGGGCACCTACATGGCTTACCTCGCTTTTGAGGCACCCGCTTTGGACGCAAAGAGTTTTGGCGCTCCGATTGAAGCTGCCGCAACGGATTTGCCAGCCGAGAGCAGGCAGGAACTTGCCGATAAACTATCAGCAATCGATTACGGCTCGTTTGACGAAAAGGCTTTTCTCGCTCTGCAGGATTGGGTTGTCGATTCGCAAGATAATGCTGAGTCCGATGCACTGTGGGATGCTTGGGACAAAGTCGTGATCTCCATGGAGGATGCCTGGGCGGCGGGCGCGTACTTCAAGAACCCTGCAGCCCTACGAGAGTTGGAAACTATGGAAGCCTTCATTTTGAAGCAGGATCACGTAGGGAAGGTTGTTGGTTTGCCAGAGGTGGCTAAAACTTTGCATCGCGAACTATTTGAGGGAGACCCAGAGCGTTACCGCATCCAAGATACGGCAAGTGGAGTCGCCCAAAGTTTGATGACCTACGAGAGCAGCCATCGCCCTCAAGATCTTTGGCATTTTGTCACCCCTGATTATCGTAAGGTCGTTTTGTGGATACAATTGAGCAGCGGCGATAATCGCGACATGAGCCACCTCGTAACGAACGTGGACAAGTACTTGTCGGAGTCCGAATTTGGAAGCGAGGTCAAGGCTGAATGGTTCGGCCTGACTTACATCAACGTCATTTGGCAGGAACAAATGGTAGCCGGTATGATGAACGCTTTCTTGGGCAGCTTTGTCACTGTATTGATCCTGATGATACTGCTTTTCCGTTCCTTCTGGTGGGGCGTCCTCTCAATGGTGCCTTTGGCCCTTACAATCGCGGTCATGTATGGAATCATCGGCTGGATTGGAAAAGCCTACGACATGCCTGTAGCAGTGCTATCTTCATTGAGCCTTGGGTTGGCGGTCGATTACGCGATTCACTTTATCGCGAGATCTCGGGAATCCTTCCACAAGCACGGAAACTGGAGCGATGCTATGGCGGAAGCGTTTGGAGATCCGGCTCGCGCTATTACCCGAAATATCATCGTAATCGGTTTGGGTTTCTCACCCTTGCTGCTTGCTCCATTAGTACCGTATCAGACGGTCGGCATCCTCATCTCTTCAATTCTTATCTTGGCTGGATTGACTACATTGATTCTTTTGCCAGCCTTGATTAGTGTCATCCCTTGGATCGGAAAATCCAAGAATGTCGTTAAAAATTAA
- a CDS encoding outer membrane lipoprotein-sorting protein has translation MKLVKFAWIGLVASLLASSVNAIEVDEIVEKASRAAYYQGKDGKAKLSMTITDAQGRERQRELTILRRNDDGDTGKQKFFVYFERPSDVKGTTFLVWKNPGADDERWLYLPALDLVKRIAASDDRTSFVGSHYFYEDVSGRDPAMDEHKLVEETADYYVLESTPKDKSTAEFASYKSWVHKATFLAVKTEYLGEDGEAYRVYEALDVKEVDGYYTVVAGRMTDTRIGGYTTIINKGVEYDIDLEESLFEERSLRNPPRRQLR, from the coding sequence ATGAAATTAGTAAAATTTGCATGGATAGGCTTGGTCGCTTCACTCTTGGCCAGTTCGGTGAATGCGATCGAAGTGGACGAGATTGTCGAAAAGGCCAGTCGGGCTGCTTACTATCAAGGTAAGGATGGAAAAGCGAAATTGAGCATGACGATAACCGATGCTCAAGGACGCGAACGCCAGAGAGAGCTTACTATACTCCGTCGCAACGATGATGGAGACACCGGTAAACAAAAGTTCTTTGTCTACTTCGAGCGTCCCAGCGACGTGAAAGGAACCACGTTCCTCGTTTGGAAAAATCCAGGCGCGGATGACGAGCGCTGGTTATACTTGCCCGCTTTGGACCTTGTTAAAAGAATCGCTGCTTCGGATGACCGTACTAGTTTCGTGGGCTCGCATTACTTCTATGAGGACGTTTCGGGACGTGACCCTGCTATGGACGAGCATAAGCTTGTTGAAGAAACAGCCGATTATTACGTGCTTGAGTCTACTCCCAAAGACAAGTCGACCGCGGAATTTGCCTCCTACAAGTCTTGGGTGCACAAGGCCACTTTCTTGGCAGTTAAGACGGAGTACCTGGGAGAAGATGGTGAAGCGTACAGAGTTTATGAAGCCCTGGACGTTAAAGAAGTCGATGGTTATTACACGGTAGTGGCGGGTCGCATGACCGACACGCGTATTGGAGGGTACACTACAATAATTAATAAAGGCGTGGAATATGATATCGATCTGGAGGAGAGTTTGTTCGAAGAGAGAAGCTTACGTAATCCTCCTCGTCGTCAGCTTCGTTAG
- a CDS encoding glycoside hydrolase family 2 TIM barrel-domain containing protein has protein sequence MQREGLSLNGKWAYIVDPYDNGFFDYRLRAFDRMDPVAGGYAQDRKWTEENASELIEYSFVDAHSLNVPADWNSQKPELFYYEGTVWYQKTFEAPTDRAGKRFLLHFGGANYETDVYLNSRKLGRHIGGFTPFQFDVTNRLHEGSNTLVIRVNNKRLKEGVPTVNTDWWNYGGITREVRLLELPETYIADYSIQLASSTSDDLEFSIDLDGSQPQQEVSVSIPELNIETVLQTDQDGFATARFSPSNLERWTPDKPRLYSVGLKVGSEHLKPRIGFRSIETRGREILLNGQPIFLRGICIHEENPLRGGRAAIEEDARLLLAWAKELGCNFARLAHYPHNEHMARLADEMGILLWEEIPVYWTIDWENADTLANARQQLTELIERDKNRASVIVWSVANETPPSEQRTRFLRTLVDQARELDDTRLISAALEVHGDPQYPGYTVMNDPFGAFTDIVSFNQYQGWYGPATPDQLTDVKWKILSEKPVFISEFGGGALSGFHGPKTTRFTEEYQAWLYEETLPMLERIEGLSGMSPWILVDFRSPRRALHGIQDGWNRKGLIGDQGAQKQAFDVVKRYYEKKSEEYENR, from the coding sequence TTGCAACGGGAAGGTTTAAGCCTGAACGGTAAATGGGCCTACATCGTCGACCCTTACGACAATGGTTTCTTCGACTATCGCCTACGGGCATTCGATAGGATGGACCCTGTCGCGGGAGGCTATGCCCAAGACCGAAAGTGGACGGAGGAAAACGCGTCGGAACTCATCGAGTATTCTTTCGTGGATGCGCATTCCCTGAACGTCCCTGCAGACTGGAACAGCCAAAAGCCGGAGCTCTTCTATTACGAAGGAACGGTCTGGTACCAGAAAACGTTTGAAGCCCCAACAGACCGTGCTGGTAAACGCTTTTTACTGCATTTTGGAGGGGCTAACTACGAAACCGATGTCTACCTCAATAGCCGTAAACTTGGCCGCCACATAGGCGGTTTCACACCCTTTCAATTCGATGTCACCAATCGACTGCACGAAGGCTCCAATACCTTAGTCATTCGCGTCAACAACAAGCGCCTGAAAGAAGGCGTCCCCACCGTGAACACAGACTGGTGGAATTACGGCGGAATTACCCGCGAAGTTCGTCTGCTGGAACTCCCCGAAACCTACATCGCTGACTATTCGATCCAACTGGCGTCCAGCACATCCGACGATCTCGAATTCAGCATCGATTTGGACGGCTCTCAACCCCAGCAGGAAGTTAGCGTTTCCATTCCTGAGCTGAACATCGAAACGGTTCTGCAGACTGATCAAGACGGATTCGCCACTGCCCGTTTCAGCCCTTCAAATCTAGAACGCTGGACACCAGACAAACCTCGCCTCTACAGCGTCGGGCTGAAAGTAGGCTCCGAGCACCTGAAGCCACGTATTGGGTTTCGTTCAATCGAAACGCGAGGCCGTGAGATCCTCCTCAACGGCCAGCCTATTTTCCTGCGTGGCATTTGTATACACGAGGAGAACCCACTCCGCGGCGGACGGGCTGCGATCGAGGAAGATGCCCGCCTATTACTAGCTTGGGCTAAAGAGCTGGGCTGCAATTTCGCCAGACTAGCCCATTACCCGCACAATGAGCATATGGCACGACTCGCGGACGAAATGGGCATTCTGCTCTGGGAGGAAATCCCAGTCTACTGGACCATCGACTGGGAAAACGCCGACACGCTTGCTAACGCCCGCCAGCAACTTACCGAGCTAATCGAGCGAGATAAAAACCGAGCCAGCGTCATAGTCTGGTCGGTAGCAAATGAAACGCCACCATCCGAACAACGTACTCGCTTCCTAAGGACCTTAGTCGATCAAGCTAGGGAGCTTGATGACACTCGCCTGATTTCCGCCGCACTCGAAGTCCACGGCGACCCCCAATACCCGGGTTATACTGTGATGAATGACCCTTTCGGCGCATTCACCGACATAGTCAGCTTTAACCAATACCAAGGTTGGTACGGGCCTGCCACTCCTGATCAGCTCACCGACGTAAAATGGAAGATCCTATCCGAAAAGCCTGTTTTCATAAGCGAATTCGGAGGCGGGGCGCTTTCAGGCTTCCATGGTCCAAAGACCACACGTTTCACGGAGGAATACCAAGCTTGGCTCTACGAAGAGACGCTGCCGATGTTGGAACGGATCGAAGGCCTAAGCGGAATGAGTCCATGGATACTCGTCGACTTCCGCTCCCCTCGCCGCGCCCTGCACGGCATACAGGACGGCTGGAATCGGAAAGGGCTAATCGGGGACCAGGGAGCCCAGAAACAAGCCTTCGATGTAGTGAAAAGATATTACGAGAAAAAGAGCGAAGAGTACGAAAATCGGTAG